The following proteins come from a genomic window of Pseudomonas syringae:
- a CDS encoding ATP-binding domain-containing protein, translating to MGLPAMTVHAFTGGAGCGKTYMLMASLSAYLDATPLHAGQKVLALTFMHGSRRRLEERLGMLQNLRGRAECTTIDSFAWRLVRRWRSLAAALGFVNIEPSEYERVCEAASALVQIKEVQGWVVATFPILVVDEAQDMTVDRLCMVAGLSKRLEVFVAADEFQCLSEKLRPNPACVWLSQVCAPEELTQPRRTNVDELLNAARAIRAGEAPKPGKYFVVAQTPKPPLAGAWINSNLSWYGGGKSVAIITPTLGTFARAALTWAAANKTKKGAGPYSIPWEQSEAKAATEYLATIQLANQADASSIAAVLVAAGDARVARDVTEWLEIQRRTKAKVEFSRNEVVKLVEQSFAQRRQSRRSEVRGWKGMTVHGAKNREFDNVIVLWPAAVGGSDEQKRRLLYNAVTRAKERCIVLVQATAHIDLPPFT from the coding sequence GTGGGTCTTCCAGCCATGACAGTCCACGCATTCACCGGCGGCGCCGGTTGCGGCAAGACCTACATGCTCATGGCTTCGCTGTCTGCGTATCTGGACGCAACACCACTTCATGCAGGTCAGAAGGTTCTGGCACTTACGTTTATGCATGGATCTCGTCGACGGCTAGAAGAGCGTCTTGGAATGCTTCAGAACCTGAGGGGGAGGGCGGAATGCACGACCATTGATAGCTTCGCGTGGCGTCTAGTTCGACGTTGGCGTTCGCTCGCCGCAGCTCTCGGCTTCGTAAATATAGAGCCAAGTGAGTACGAGCGCGTATGTGAAGCTGCCAGTGCGCTCGTACAGATCAAGGAGGTCCAAGGCTGGGTGGTGGCGACGTTTCCTATCCTCGTCGTAGATGAAGCCCAAGACATGACTGTGGATCGTCTTTGCATGGTTGCAGGTCTATCCAAGAGATTGGAGGTATTCGTTGCGGCCGACGAGTTTCAATGTCTCAGCGAGAAGCTTCGACCCAACCCAGCATGCGTTTGGCTGTCTCAAGTATGCGCGCCTGAAGAACTTACGCAGCCACGTCGGACCAACGTCGATGAGCTGCTGAATGCGGCGCGAGCGATTCGCGCCGGCGAAGCGCCAAAGCCCGGTAAATACTTCGTAGTTGCGCAAACGCCAAAGCCACCGTTGGCTGGAGCATGGATCAACTCCAACTTGAGTTGGTACGGCGGAGGCAAAAGTGTCGCGATCATCACTCCAACACTTGGGACGTTTGCGAGAGCTGCATTGACCTGGGCTGCTGCGAATAAGACCAAGAAAGGTGCAGGCCCTTACAGCATTCCTTGGGAACAGTCGGAAGCAAAAGCTGCAACCGAGTACCTCGCCACGATTCAACTAGCCAACCAAGCTGACGCATCTTCCATTGCGGCGGTCCTCGTAGCTGCTGGTGACGCTAGAGTAGCCAGAGATGTGACCGAATGGTTGGAGATCCAACGCCGCACCAAGGCGAAGGTGGAGTTTTCAAGGAATGAGGTAGTGAAATTAGTCGAGCAATCATTTGCACAGCGCCGTCAATCTCGACGAAGCGAAGTGCGTGGATGGAAGGGGATGACAGTTCACGGTGCCAAGAACCGAGAATTTGACAATGTCATTGTTCTCTGGCCGGCAGCGGTTGGTGGAAGTGACGAGCAGAAGAGGCGTTTGCTCTATAACGCAGTGACGCGTGCGAAGGAGCGTTGCATTGTCCTTGTGCAGGCAACTGCCCACATCGACCTGCCTCCCTTCACATGA